A part of Candidatus Electrothrix aestuarii genomic DNA contains:
- the yjjJ gene encoding type II toxin-antitoxin system HipA family toxin YjjJ: MSEKINEYLQRGPATSKEIQAATGLSQAAVSRRLRSMGDRVIRVREGRAILYAVTRNAFGGTDKLPLSRVDPQGNIMLIAFLRPLAHGGFFLEPSEGVSSLLLGENKQGLYDDLPYFLLDCSPQGFIGRKIALEMASRSDVFPADPKRWTTEHIGRYLLSNGDDLPGNFTLGEQAMLRVRRKPVPVPDVDYPALAESVIEGEVPGSSAAGEQPKFTAFSEERSAHVIVKFSPKGENELARRWRDILLTEYHAAQILDEWGYSVAATRLLEAGGRLFLESQRFDRIGEYGRRNMVSLSSIDAEFVGIGAGWSQVCEALFEQGLISTEHVHDAECLWLFGKLINNTDMHLGNISMAMEGDMFSLLPIYDMCSMGFAPKSGGEVAPYHFVPKKITGTKFVDQAALQRIEEMAYAFWERIAAEERISDELRVFLGKGNPVGLMIEC, translated from the coding sequence ATGTCAGAAAAAATTAACGAGTACCTTCAGCGAGGCCCTGCCACATCAAAGGAAATTCAGGCAGCCACAGGACTAAGTCAGGCCGCAGTATCCCGGCGTTTGAGAAGTATGGGGGACCGCGTCATCAGGGTGCGGGAAGGGCGCGCTATTTTATATGCAGTAACACGAAACGCCTTTGGAGGGACGGACAAGCTCCCTTTAAGCAGAGTTGATCCACAGGGGAACATAATGCTTATTGCCTTTCTTCGTCCTTTGGCCCACGGGGGATTTTTTCTGGAGCCGTCCGAAGGAGTGTCATCTTTATTGTTGGGTGAAAACAAACAAGGGCTATATGACGATTTGCCCTATTTTTTATTGGATTGTAGTCCGCAAGGGTTTATTGGGAGGAAGATTGCTTTGGAGATGGCTTCTCGGTCGGATGTCTTTCCTGCTGACCCTAAGCGTTGGACCACAGAGCATATCGGGCGCTATTTACTCTCCAATGGGGATGATTTGCCGGGAAATTTTACATTGGGAGAGCAGGCGATGTTGCGGGTACGGAGAAAGCCTGTCCCTGTTCCCGATGTTGATTATCCTGCACTTGCTGAGAGTGTGATAGAGGGGGAGGTTCCAGGTTCATCCGCCGCTGGTGAACAGCCGAAATTTACCGCATTCAGTGAGGAGCGTTCGGCCCATGTCATTGTGAAATTTTCTCCAAAGGGAGAGAACGAACTTGCCCGACGATGGCGCGATATTCTCCTGACAGAGTATCATGCTGCCCAGATTCTTGATGAATGGGGGTATTCTGTTGCTGCAACACGATTATTGGAAGCAGGTGGTCGGCTGTTTTTGGAGTCCCAGCGATTTGACAGGATTGGTGAGTATGGCCGGAGGAATATGGTTTCCCTTTCCTCCATTGATGCGGAGTTTGTCGGGATAGGGGCCGGGTGGTCGCAGGTGTGTGAAGCCTTATTTGAACAAGGACTCATCAGTACGGAGCATGTTCATGACGCGGAATGTTTATGGCTCTTTGGTAAGCTAATCAATAATACCGACATGCATTTAGGTAATATAAGCATGGCGATGGAGGGGGATATGTTCAGCTTGTTGCCTATATACGATATGTGCTCTATGGGCTTTGCACCGAAAAGTGGTGGGGAAGTTGCACCGTATCATTTTGTCCCGAAAAAAATAACTGGCACCAAATTTGTTGATCAAGCCGCCTTGCAGCGGATAGAAGAGATGGCTTATGCGTTCTGGGAACGTATTGCGGCTGAGGAGAGGATTTCGGATGAGTTGAGGGTGTTTTTGGGGAAGGGGAATCCTGTTGGGTTGATGATAGAATGTTAG
- a CDS encoding mechanosensitive ion channel domain-containing protein, producing the protein MEDLAVKIQEWIILYGIKVGAAILIFILGRYAALTIRSFVEKMLTKSRVDVTLISFLTSVSYVAMMAFVVIAALSKLGIQTASFVAVLGAAGLAVGLALQGSLSNFAAGTLLIIFKPFKVGDYIEAAGTAGTVKEIGIFTTELRTPDNKKVIVPNAKASGDNIINYTATGQRRIDMIASVGYSDDLDKVREILISILAEDERILKDPTPVIAVLQLADSSVDFAVRPWVKTSDYFAVLCDTQEKIKKRFDAEGISIPFPQCDMHIHNGEDLPGA; encoded by the coding sequence ATGGAAGATCTTGCTGTTAAGATTCAGGAATGGATCATACTCTACGGAATAAAAGTTGGTGCAGCCATCTTAATTTTCATCCTTGGCCGCTACGCCGCGCTCACCATACGATCCTTTGTAGAAAAGATGCTCACCAAGAGCCGGGTCGATGTCACCCTGATCTCCTTTTTAACCAGTGTCTCCTATGTTGCCATGATGGCCTTTGTGGTCATTGCGGCCTTGAGCAAACTGGGCATCCAAACCGCATCCTTTGTTGCGGTTCTCGGTGCAGCAGGTCTGGCTGTGGGACTGGCCCTGCAAGGGTCGCTTTCCAACTTTGCCGCTGGAACCCTGCTGATCATCTTCAAGCCCTTTAAGGTGGGCGATTATATAGAGGCAGCCGGGACAGCAGGCACAGTCAAGGAAATCGGCATTTTCACCACAGAGCTGAGAACCCCGGACAATAAAAAGGTCATCGTCCCCAATGCAAAGGCCTCAGGGGATAATATCATCAACTACACAGCTACGGGCCAGCGCCGAATAGATATGATCGCCAGTGTCGGCTATAGTGACGATCTGGACAAGGTCCGGGAAATTCTCATCAGCATCCTTGCGGAAGACGAGCGCATCCTCAAAGACCCGACTCCTGTTATCGCCGTATTGCAGCTGGCTGACAGCAGCGTCGACTTTGCTGTCCGCCCCTGGGTAAAGACCTCAGACTATTTTGCGGTGCTCTGCGATACCCAGGAAAAAATCAAGAAGCGCTTTGACGCCGAAGGCATTAGCATCCCATTTCCGCAATGCGATATGCATATCCACAACGGCGAGGACCTTCCTGGCGCATAA
- a CDS encoding PEGA domain-containing protein: MLNLFSAETALENNLSDDQIRTVIDALRREGKVQEVIYHTENKESSRYVITTEIVTNTGDKLVQATTSVEKFKLQEDEFLEFVQDTLDGGLVREKKYTLPLQEEEEQACQECLRPIAVKHLRCINKIEKLLSSPRPRPVIKESGARTTFLLFTMLIALIGAGLFFLRPLLTNKESADLTLLFNTVNVKVWLGTEPYTTDGNRLDLTLPLARYRLQAEKPGFKPIRRDIFLTTDEEIGIRLEEIHTLTVYADMEDSRVLLDGNTVGATGKTTPLELSLTEGEYNLSLINPAVSRPFEEKILLQEDQIIHAELPHPQLVLHLNVDDVLLTVGEKEYQVQGKELALKLPVGTYQVMARKPGYLPAQLEASIETQDIDLPINLEAIQYRLSITPNVENSSISVSCTNEQKYFGLASPDKPFQIKSPPQTCTVLAEKQGYQHMSKEVSLTADQELSLTLKKLFLVTVYTNLDLSTVMLDGKEVDKAGSKTPAALSIPSGKYLINISNPQAAAPVEQQLEVTKDQRLNIDMPLPKLTVKVNKAGTILIVDGKEYKVSGKQLHLELPQGSHHITAKKEGYATLQREVLVRDGAQTFFELLPPTYPLSVRSNIDKAAIYVKCKDGKEYTGIASPDEPFLFKATAGTCTVSASREGYQQASKPTALPTEKEITLNLIPEEQKKIQPPEKKDQPVVQVVQPEEQVNTKKNEPVVTEQPVEQPAEQEKTKTDEPAAVEQPVDQPIKQTTDAKDKPVVVEQPVEQSKTEKIEPTAAEEPAEQPSKQPKTEKNKPAVTEQPAEQKKIEEKEPAFIEIKPRKLKTKQEAAQKRQKTKSKPAPRQPKIKKTTVKKQPVSQENKEQPAVQPEKKPTPAPKETDPLKLKQKKKDCQYEISIGMPELCDE, encoded by the coding sequence ATGTTGAATCTGTTTTCAGCTGAGACAGCTCTGGAAAATAATCTCTCCGACGATCAAATCCGTACGGTCATTGATGCGCTTCGCCGAGAAGGCAAGGTGCAGGAAGTCATTTACCATACAGAGAATAAGGAGTCTTCTCGATACGTCATCACCACAGAGATTGTAACCAATACAGGCGACAAACTGGTCCAAGCCACAACCTCTGTGGAAAAATTCAAGCTACAGGAGGACGAATTCCTGGAGTTTGTGCAAGACACGCTGGACGGCGGGCTGGTACGGGAAAAAAAGTACACCCTCCCCCTCCAGGAAGAGGAAGAGCAAGCCTGCCAGGAATGTCTCAGACCTATTGCTGTCAAGCACCTGCGTTGTATTAATAAGATAGAAAAACTTCTCTCAAGCCCTCGCCCCCGACCCGTTATCAAGGAAAGCGGTGCCCGAACGACCTTTCTGCTCTTTACGATGCTTATCGCCCTGATCGGAGCAGGCCTTTTTTTCCTCCGTCCCCTCCTGACGAACAAAGAATCCGCTGACCTGACCCTTCTCTTTAATACCGTGAATGTTAAAGTCTGGTTGGGCACAGAACCGTACACCACAGACGGCAACCGGCTTGACCTCACCCTTCCCCTTGCTCGCTATCGCCTACAGGCGGAAAAGCCTGGTTTTAAACCAATCCGTCGGGATATCTTTCTCACCACAGATGAGGAGATAGGGATCCGCCTTGAAGAAATCCACACCCTGACGGTCTATGCCGATATGGAGGACAGTAGGGTTTTACTTGATGGCAACACCGTTGGTGCGACAGGAAAAACAACCCCGTTGGAGCTTTCCTTGACCGAGGGAGAATATAATCTGAGCCTGATCAATCCTGCTGTCTCAAGACCCTTTGAGGAAAAAATCCTCCTCCAGGAAGATCAAATAATCCACGCGGAACTCCCGCACCCTCAGCTTGTTCTTCATCTCAACGTTGATGATGTACTCCTTACGGTGGGAGAAAAGGAATATCAGGTCCAAGGGAAGGAGCTTGCCCTGAAGCTCCCTGTTGGCACCTACCAAGTTATGGCTCGTAAACCAGGCTATCTCCCTGCACAGCTTGAAGCAAGCATCGAGACACAGGATATTGATCTTCCTATCAATCTTGAGGCTATTCAATACCGATTATCCATAACCCCGAACGTGGAGAATAGCTCCATCTCTGTCTCCTGTACAAACGAACAGAAATACTTCGGACTTGCCTCACCGGATAAACCTTTCCAGATAAAAAGCCCGCCGCAAACATGCACGGTCCTTGCAGAGAAACAAGGCTACCAGCACATGAGTAAGGAGGTATCACTGACAGCAGATCAGGAGCTTTCTCTCACCTTGAAGAAGCTCTTTCTGGTCACGGTGTACACCAACCTGGACCTCAGCACGGTCATGCTTGACGGAAAAGAGGTGGATAAGGCCGGAAGTAAAACTCCAGCAGCCCTCTCCATTCCCAGCGGAAAATACCTCATCAATATCTCCAATCCGCAAGCAGCTGCCCCTGTAGAGCAACAACTTGAAGTAACAAAGGATCAACGTCTGAATATCGACATGCCTCTTCCCAAGCTGACCGTTAAAGTCAATAAAGCAGGGACAATACTGATTGTGGACGGAAAAGAATACAAAGTTTCCGGGAAACAACTGCACCTGGAGCTCCCGCAAGGATCACATCATATTACCGCGAAGAAAGAGGGCTATGCCACTCTCCAGCGGGAAGTACTTGTTCGGGATGGCGCACAAACCTTTTTTGAACTTCTGCCTCCCACCTACCCCCTCTCGGTCAGATCAAATATTGACAAGGCTGCTATATATGTTAAGTGCAAAGATGGAAAAGAGTATACAGGTATTGCCTCACCTGATGAACCTTTCCTGTTTAAGGCAACGGCCGGAACCTGTACGGTATCTGCAAGTCGAGAGGGATATCAACAGGCCAGCAAACCAACGGCCTTGCCCACGGAGAAAGAAATTACTCTTAACCTGATCCCAGAAGAACAGAAAAAAATACAACCGCCAGAGAAAAAGGATCAGCCGGTTGTACAGGTTGTACAACCTGAGGAACAGGTCAACACAAAGAAAAATGAGCCCGTCGTGACAGAGCAACCTGTGGAACAACCCGCAGAACAAGAAAAAACTAAAACGGATGAACCGGCTGCGGTCGAACAGCCTGTGGATCAGCCTATTAAGCAGACTACAGATGCAAAAGATAAACCCGTTGTAGTTGAGCAACCTGTAGAGCAAAGCAAGACAGAAAAGATTGAGCCTACTGCGGCTGAAGAACCTGCGGAACAGCCTTCAAAGCAGCCAAAAACGGAAAAAAATAAACCTGCTGTGACTGAGCAACCAGCAGAACAGAAAAAAATCGAAGAGAAGGAACCCGCCTTCATCGAGATTAAACCAAGAAAGCTTAAAACAAAACAAGAAGCTGCTCAGAAGCGCCAAAAGACAAAGAGTAAACCAGCTCCTCGCCAGCCCAAGATAAAAAAAACAACTGTTAAAAAACAACCTGTTTCGCAAGAAAACAAGGAACAGCCAGCTGTGCAGCCTGAGAAAAAGCCTACCCCAGCCCCAAAAGAGACTGACCCGCTCAAGCTCAAGCAGAAGAAAAAAGATTGTCAGTATGAAATCAGCATCGGTATGCCGGAGCTCTGTGATGAATAG
- a CDS encoding OmpA family protein → MVSTGKTFLFTAFLILALTLAACAPKTVPSKRASSNKPTTLNKGIPLLGKRILSSIPKKRAIVLLEPFKEATLYDEIEASVEIEQLLLKVGSRKKYAGIRLITTADASDKELEKADYILKGVISYTAFPKKPGQKYYQILASLADRKTGALTARESVWVYSVPYGKLELPVITADPTAKRKVVEIMKKKKISVKDIKTDARIAKAKAAYRDGNYAEVREILEKLIKSSGKGVLDAYRMLYLASLQMNDQDRAASAFLQMINIGFRNTHRMPLLFLFESDSTEFALHRDQEYDIWIKQLITYMKENPKKCMHIIGHTSKQGEFQYNMELSANRAAYIKNRLIQDAELPELGNRITVEGKGETATKDGSEPDSDQNMIDRRVEFELFNCSM, encoded by the coding sequence ATGGTATCCACAGGAAAGACCTTTCTCTTCACCGCATTCCTCATCCTTGCTCTCACGCTTGCCGCCTGCGCGCCCAAAACAGTCCCCAGCAAGCGAGCAAGCAGTAACAAACCTACGACGCTCAACAAGGGTATCCCTCTCCTGGGTAAACGTATTTTGAGCAGCATACCGAAAAAGAGAGCGATCGTCCTGCTGGAGCCTTTCAAAGAAGCAACGCTCTATGATGAGATTGAGGCGAGTGTGGAAATCGAACAACTCCTTTTAAAGGTTGGCAGCCGTAAAAAATACGCTGGTATCCGTCTCATAACCACGGCAGATGCCTCTGATAAAGAGCTGGAAAAAGCAGATTACATCCTCAAAGGTGTGATCAGTTACACTGCTTTCCCCAAGAAACCAGGGCAAAAATATTATCAGATCCTGGCCTCTCTGGCTGATAGAAAAACAGGTGCTTTGACCGCCCGGGAATCCGTCTGGGTCTACTCGGTGCCGTACGGCAAGCTGGAACTCCCTGTCATCACAGCAGACCCAACAGCCAAGCGTAAGGTCGTCGAGATTATGAAGAAAAAGAAGATTTCAGTCAAAGACATCAAAACCGATGCCCGGATCGCTAAGGCAAAGGCCGCCTATCGAGACGGGAACTACGCAGAGGTTCGGGAAATTCTGGAAAAACTCATCAAATCTTCCGGCAAGGGTGTCCTGGATGCCTACCGCATGCTGTATCTGGCCTCGCTGCAAATGAATGACCAGGACCGAGCAGCAAGCGCTTTCTTGCAAATGATCAACATCGGTTTCAGAAACACCCATAGAATGCCGCTTCTCTTTCTCTTTGAATCCGACAGTACGGAGTTTGCCCTGCATCGTGACCAGGAATACGATATCTGGATCAAGCAGCTGATTACCTATATGAAAGAAAATCCCAAAAAATGTATGCACATCATAGGTCATACAAGCAAGCAGGGAGAATTCCAATACAACATGGAGCTCTCAGCAAACCGGGCAGCCTATATCAAAAACAGATTGATTCAGGACGCAGAACTGCCTGAACTCGGCAACCGAATTACGGTTGAAGGAAAAGGAGAAACCGCGACCAAAGACGGCAGTGAGCCGGATAGTGACCAAAATATGATTGATAGACGGGTGGAATTTGAGCTATTCAATTGCTCTATGTGA
- the minC gene encoding septum site-determining protein MinC, translated as MQQTFDLKGSSFTIPMLSLRGSNIQQISAQLTEKVRQAPSFFHNAPVVLNLGILPDPERIDITELLALVREQGFLPVGISNCTEEQQKQAGILKLPVLTTRGSGKAQGEKNEEEEIQPEAETKPDSAQTAAPPAATVISDPIRSGQRIVVKEGDLIVLSSVGSGAEVTAAGNIHVYGALRGRAFAGSSGNPESRIFCQQLRAELVAVAGIYLVNEKFPDSLRGQPVHIRLQAERIRISPL; from the coding sequence ATGCAACAAACTTTTGATCTGAAAGGCTCATCCTTTACGATCCCTATGCTTTCCCTGCGTGGGAGCAATATCCAGCAGATATCTGCCCAGCTGACAGAGAAAGTTCGTCAAGCCCCCTCATTCTTCCACAACGCACCGGTTGTTCTTAACCTGGGCATACTTCCTGATCCTGAGCGGATTGACATCACCGAGTTGCTGGCGCTGGTGCGGGAGCAGGGTTTTCTTCCTGTCGGTATCAGCAACTGCACCGAAGAGCAACAAAAACAGGCCGGAATTCTCAAGCTGCCCGTGCTGACCACACGCGGAAGTGGAAAAGCGCAGGGGGAGAAAAACGAGGAAGAAGAGATACAGCCTGAAGCAGAAACAAAGCCTGACAGCGCTCAAACCGCTGCCCCCCCTGCTGCCACGGTCATCAGCGACCCGATACGTTCCGGGCAACGAATTGTCGTGAAAGAGGGTGATCTTATCGTCTTGTCCTCAGTCGGTTCTGGGGCAGAGGTGACCGCAGCCGGTAATATTCATGTCTACGGAGCCCTGCGCGGACGAGCCTTTGCAGGCAGCAGCGGTAACCCTGAATCCCGAATATTTTGCCAGCAGCTGCGAGCAGAACTTGTTGCTGTGGCCGGAATCTATCTGGTCAATGAAAAATTCCCTGATAGCCTGCGGGGGCAACCCGTCCATATCCGGCTTCAGGCAGAAAGAATACGTATCTCTCCATTATAA
- the minD gene encoding septum site-determining protein MinD, with amino-acid sequence MTRIIVVTSGKGGVGKTTTSAAFATGLALQGYKTAVIDFDVGLRNLDLIMGCERRVVYDFVNVINKEASLNQALIRDKRIDNLYILPASQTRDKEALTMEGVETVINELTKSFDYIICDSPAGIEHGAYMAMYFADEAIVVTNPEISSVRDSDRILGLLASKTKRIVENRTPVKEHLLLTRYSPERVKNGEMLYVGDIQEILSIPLLGVIPESQSVLTASNQGIPVIMNKNSRAGLAYTDCIGRFLGEEIELRFIDAKKSGIFGKLFGGR; translated from the coding sequence TTGACCAGAATAATAGTAGTTACCTCCGGCAAAGGAGGCGTCGGCAAAACCACAACCAGTGCGGCCTTTGCAACCGGCCTCGCATTACAGGGGTACAAGACTGCGGTTATTGACTTTGATGTTGGCCTGCGCAATCTGGACCTGATTATGGGTTGTGAGCGCAGAGTTGTTTACGATTTTGTCAACGTGATCAACAAGGAAGCCAGCCTAAACCAGGCGCTGATCCGAGACAAACGCATAGACAACCTCTACATTCTGCCAGCCTCCCAGACTCGGGATAAGGAAGCGCTGACAATGGAGGGGGTTGAGACGGTCATTAACGAGCTGACAAAAAGCTTTGATTACATCATCTGTGATTCGCCAGCTGGGATTGAGCACGGAGCCTATATGGCTATGTACTTTGCCGATGAGGCTATCGTGGTCACAAATCCGGAGATTTCCTCTGTCCGCGATTCAGATAGAATACTTGGCCTGCTGGCCAGTAAGACCAAAAGAATTGTGGAGAACCGAACGCCAGTGAAAGAGCACCTACTCCTGACCCGCTATTCTCCTGAACGAGTAAAGAACGGTGAAATGCTCTATGTCGGAGATATCCAGGAAATCCTCTCTATCCCGCTCCTGGGGGTAATACCGGAATCACAATCTGTGCTTACCGCATCAAACCAGGGCATCCCAGTTATTATGAATAAAAACAGTCGGGCGGGTCTGGCCTATACCGATTGCATAGGGCGTTTTCTTGGTGAAGAGATTGAACTCCGTTTCATTGATGCAAAAAAAAGTGGCATCTTTGGTAAACTTTTCGGAGGGAGATAA
- the minE gene encoding cell division topological specificity factor MinE — protein sequence MGLFDYFHANRKSADVAKERLSILIARDHFHRSQPSFLPALQNELLEVIKKYVDIKQDDVTVTLDREEDCEILELNIALPEKSRYKDL from the coding sequence ATGGGATTATTTGATTATTTCCATGCGAATCGCAAATCCGCCGATGTGGCCAAGGAACGCCTGAGCATCCTTATTGCCCGTGACCATTTCCACAGAAGCCAACCCTCCTTTTTACCGGCCCTACAAAATGAGCTTCTGGAGGTCATTAAGAAATACGTGGATATCAAGCAGGATGATGTCACTGTCACTTTGGACAGGGAAGAAGATTGCGAAATCCTGGAACTGAACATTGCCCTGCCGGAAAAAAGCCGTTACAAAGACCTGTAG
- a CDS encoding glycine zipper domain-containing protein: MGAAGGAAGGALLGQAIGNDTESTLLGAAIGGMLGYIVGNEMDKYDRQMLNNVYEATPSGQTETWVNPDHGNQYQVTPQPAYTGPNNQQCRKAEILAVIDGRTERTYSTACRDRNGQWQLR; encoded by the coding sequence ATGGGAGCGGCAGGTGGCGCAGCGGGTGGCGCACTACTCGGACAGGCGATCGGAAATGATACCGAGTCTACATTGCTCGGCGCTGCCATCGGAGGTATGCTCGGTTATATCGTTGGCAATGAAATGGATAAATATGACCGCCAGATGCTCAATAATGTCTATGAAGCCACGCCATCAGGACAAACCGAAACTTGGGTCAACCCTGATCACGGGAACCAGTATCAGGTTACTCCTCAACCGGCCTATACAGGACCGAATAATCAGCAATGCCGTAAAGCTGAGATCCTGGCTGTGATCGACGGAAGAACAGAAAGGACCTACTCCACAGCCTGTCGCGACAGAAACGGTCAGTGGCAACTTCGGTAA
- a CDS encoding secondary thiamine-phosphate synthase enzyme YjbQ has translation MHCGKFSVSTTAHMQFVDITGEAQERVKESSVRDGILYLFNPHTTAGLTINEGCDPDVQHDLLGVFRTIIPSSYPYRHAEGNSPSHMMTTLTGSSLTLIITEDKIQLGTWQRIFFCEYDGPRSRKIHWKIIAG, from the coding sequence ATGCATTGCGGTAAATTTTCAGTCAGCACCACGGCCCATATGCAGTTTGTCGATATAACAGGCGAGGCGCAAGAAAGAGTAAAGGAATCTTCTGTTCGCGATGGCATCCTCTACCTGTTTAATCCGCATACCACTGCTGGCTTGACTATTAACGAGGGTTGTGACCCGGATGTGCAGCATGATCTGCTTGGGGTCTTCCGAACCATTATCCCAAGCTCCTATCCCTACCGCCATGCTGAGGGCAACTCTCCCTCGCACATGATGACGACCCTCACCGGGAGTTCGCTAACTCTTATTATCACAGAGGACAAAATCCAACTGGGCACTTGGCAGCGGATTTTTTTCTGCGAATATGACGGGCCAAGAAGCCGTAAGATACATTGGAAAATTATAGCAGGATGA